From a single Anomaloglossus baeobatrachus isolate aAnoBae1 chromosome 4, aAnoBae1.hap1, whole genome shotgun sequence genomic region:
- the GIGYF1 gene encoding GRB10-interacting GYF protein 1, giving the protein LEAKEFAKQFLERRAKYKASQRQQEAAWLAPSMFQPPQNSKPSSGYDVQSSKMKRRLHMLHSDPSILGYSLHGSPSEMEAIDDY; this is encoded by the exons CTTGAAGCCAAAGAATTCGCTAAACAGTTCCTGGAACGACGAGCAAAGTACAAAGCCAGCCAACGTCAGCAG GAAGCCGCCTGGTTGGCGCCCTCCATGTTTCAGCCGCCGCAGAATTCCAAGCCCAGCAGCGGATACGACGTCCAGAGCAGTAAGATGAAGAGGCGGCTTCACATGTTACACTCAGACCCCAGTATCCTGG GTTACTCCCTGCACGGCTCCCCCAGCGAGATGGAGGCGATTGACGACTACTGA